A part of Candidatus Thermoplasmatota archaeon genomic DNA contains:
- a CDS encoding ABC transporter permease → MGAGDTLRHSLWIAWKDLLDLWRNRMAMVMLILMPLFMMVMVGYIFPTESALENADVGLANEDDGPLGIAFAQNLTYVSEESGLLSLKDSTGFDDIKQRIRDGELAGGVIIPSNFSSNLESGTQAVVEIVSDQSNPQISLLLQGILTQVIEQMGTWRAIANLSVQLGVNSSEALAIVKPYTVETRGIVPGNPSYFDFVAPGIMAMTVMMSVMTGLPHAISYEKEFGTLDGMMVAPIGRLSIILGKTIAQTSRGLIQGLIVLGLAVLIFGVTIQGNFLLLLFLLILGVFSFVGLGILITSVARDEQTATMAMMTLMFPMMFLSGVFFPIQQMPVFMQYIAWSLPLTYATSALRKVMILGADIQSISTELIILITFGIVLLAVAVPIFKRAMKK, encoded by the coding sequence GGACCTGTGGAGGAACCGCATGGCGATGGTCATGCTCATCCTCATGCCCCTCTTCATGATGGTCATGGTGGGGTACATATTCCCGACGGAGAGCGCGCTGGAGAACGCGGACGTGGGCCTTGCCAACGAGGATGACGGACCGCTCGGCATCGCCTTTGCTCAGAACCTGACATACGTGAGCGAGGAGAGCGGGCTCCTGAGCCTTAAGGACTCCACTGGCTTCGACGACATCAAGCAAAGGATCCGGGACGGTGAGCTTGCTGGTGGGGTCATCATACCATCGAACTTCTCGTCCAACCTGGAGAGCGGCACGCAAGCGGTCGTCGAGATAGTCTCGGACCAATCGAACCCGCAGATATCGCTGCTGCTGCAGGGGATCCTCACCCAAGTCATCGAGCAGATGGGCACGTGGAGGGCGATAGCCAACCTGAGCGTGCAGCTCGGGGTGAACAGCAGCGAGGCTCTAGCCATCGTGAAGCCCTACACAGTGGAGACGAGAGGCATCGTTCCCGGGAACCCGAGCTACTTCGACTTCGTCGCCCCCGGGATAATGGCGATGACTGTGATGATGTCCGTCATGACAGGGCTGCCCCATGCGATCTCGTACGAGAAGGAGTTCGGCACACTGGACGGGATGATGGTCGCGCCGATCGGCAGGCTCTCGATCATCCTGGGAAAGACGATAGCGCAGACGTCGAGGGGGCTGATTCAGGGGCTGATAGTCCTCGGCCTTGCAGTGCTGATATTCGGAGTGACGATCCAGGGGAACTTCCTCCTGCTCCTCTTCCTGCTGATCCTGGGAGTGTTCAGCTTCGTGGGGCTCGGGATCCTCATTACCTCCGTCGCGAGGGACGAGCAGACGGCGACGATGGCGATGATGACGCTCATGTTCCCGATGATGTTCCTGAGCGGCGTCTTCTTCCCCATCCAGCAGATGCCGGTGTTCATGCAGTACATCGCTTGGTCACTCCCGCTTACGTACGCGACGAGCGCGCTGAGAAAGGTTATGATCCTGGGAGCGGACATTCAGTCCATCTCGACAGAGCTGATCATCCTGATCACGTTCGGAATCGTGCTGCTGGCTGTCGCGGTTCCCATATTCAAGAGGGCGATGAAGAAGTAG